From the Daphnia magna isolate NIES linkage group LG3, ASM2063170v1.1, whole genome shotgun sequence genome, one window contains:
- the LOC116919534 gene encoding serine/threonine-protein kinase SIK2-like isoform X2 — translation MLRHDNIIRLYQVMETKDMLYLVSEYARQGEIFEYIARQGRMSETMARRKFWQIISAVEYCHQRQIVHRDLKAENLLLDAQGNVKIADFGFSNFWSAGRHLETWCGSPPYAAPEVFLGQKYTGPEVDIWSLGVVLYVLVCGALPFDGATLQALRDRVLSGRFRIPYFLSADCESLIRKMLVVDPTKRCGLQQVKRHRWMLTEAPCIQEESVFLEGAIRNEPDEAVNEQILRLMQSLGVDPVKTKESVLHQRYDHHAAIYYLLLERRMHLSATGELPQSSQSKQRRSVIEMTATASDQPVLPVTSASRRPPLWTHSPPLRDSACGDSVDSERGSVGGSLLSPLMESIPPLPAKVVKSNTYSVDEGVEDWSESCPSPMGSAGSTFETAIAGVSTLESHQQTTEQQQRLQGLELPALFHEGRRASDGLMCQPAGTAQIPTSPRRITAPEGSSSGGGGAMMLAETHREHKALCLQFNREEQSKLVQKQQQQQRTRPVLRQVSYKLAQQQPVQLGTPVSAQCHPIAEAEGSLEVSPDHDPDDPKMTAMMMKTTSELDEWCRLPSSLAACNLSPTPP, via the exons AATATATCGCGAGGCAGGGGAGAATGTCTGAAACGATGGCTCGTCGCAAATTCTGGCAGATTATTTCGGCTGTTGAATATTGTCATCAGCGGCAAATCGTCCATCGAGATCTCAAA GCCGAGAACTTGTTGCTGGATGCGCAAGGCAACGTCAAGATCGCTGATTTCGGTTTCAGCAACTTTTGGTCGGCTGGCCGTCATCTAGAGACGTGGTGCGGATCGCCTCCCTATGCAGCTCCCGAAGTCTTCCTCGGGCAAAAATACACCGGCCCTGAAGTCGACATCTGG AGCTTGGGCGTGGTGCTGTATGTTCTGGTCTGTGGAGCGCTACCGTTCGACGGCGCCACGTTACAGGCGCTTCGCGATCGAGTCCTATCCGGACGATTCCGGATTCCCTACTTCCTGTCAGCAG ATTGCGAGTCACTGATCCGGAAAATGCTGGTAGTGGATCCAACTAAGCGCTGTGGCCTCCAGCAGGTCAAACGGCATCGCTGGATGCTAACGGAAGCTCCATGCATACAGGAGGAGTCAGTATTTCTGGAAGGTGCGATTAGAAACGAACCGGATGAAGCCGTAAATGAACAAATTTTGCGATTGATGCAATCTCTCGGCGTCGATCCCGTGAAAACGAAGGAGTCGGTACTTCACCAACGCTACGATCACCACGCCGCCATCTATTATCTGCTGCTGGAACGGCGGATGCATTTATCGGCAACAGGAGAACTACCACAATCTTCGCAATCAAAGCAAAGAAGATCAGTTATTGAAATGACGGCTACTGCGTCCGACCAGCCGGTTTTACCAGTCACTAGTGCAAGCCGACGCCCGCCTTTATGGACCCACAGTCCGCCTCTTCGAGACTCGGCATGTGGCGATAGCGTCGATTCGGAAAGAGGATCCGTAGGTGGATCGCTCCTTTCTCCTTTGATGGAATCAATACCACCTTTACCTGCTAAAGTAGTCAAAAGCAACACCTACTCCGTAGACGAAGGAGTCGAGGATTGGTCGGAATCATGTCCGTCTCCCATGGGCAGCGCAGGATCGACTTTTGAAACTGCGATAGCGGGTGTATCGACATTAGAGTCACATCAGCAGACTACCGAACAGCAACAACGATTGCAAGGTTTAGAACTTCCTGCTTTGTTCCATGAGGGACGACGAGCCTCTGACGGACTAATGTGTCAACCGGCGGGAACGGCGCAAATTCCTACCAGCCCACGACGAATAACCGCTCCGGAAGGTTCCTCTAGTGGGGGAGGCGGTGCAATGATGCTTGCCGAAACTCACCGAGAACACAAAGCCCTTTGTTTACAGTTTAATCGGGAAGAACAGTCGAAGCTGGTAcaaaaacagcaacaacaacaacgaaccAGGCCGGTTTTGCGCCAAGTCTCATACAAACTAGCCCAGCAACAACCGGTGCAGTTAGGAACGCCTGTTTCGGCCCAGTGCCATCCCATTGCCGAGGCGGAAGGAAGTTTGGAAGTTTCACCCGATCACGATCCAGACGATCCTAAAATGACGGCTATGATGATGAAAACCACCTCCGAGTTGGATGAGTGGTGCCGATTGCCCTCGTCTCTAGCCGCCTGCAATCTAAGTCCCACACCACCAtga
- the LOC116919539 gene encoding 39S ribosomal protein L41, mitochondrial, translated as MEPSVLSLLGKQFVRGISTSVCACGKRNFKKFPIFNKRGTRDFKARQAKNPHPDVPIHNYGVRPIGYKAGTSFVKINELVPEILVPDLTGFKLKPYVSYRVNDIVQPPMTPEELFGAVYVKKITEDFKLAKLGPDNQPLHPSPEESLSPEEAKEKVVSIRSDIV; from the exons atggAACCAAGTGTGCTTTCGCTACTGggaaaacaatttgttcgtggAATTTCGACCTCAGTTTGCGCGTGTGGAAAACGCAATTTCAAAAAGTTCCCTATTTTCAACAAACGAGGGACCAGAGATTTTAAAGCACGACAAGCGAAAAATCCCCATCCTGATGTTCCTATTCACA aCTATGGAGTTAGACCTATTGGTTATAAAGCTGGGACGTCTTTTGTGAAAATCAATGAGCTGGTTCCTGAAATCCTTGTTCCAGACTTGACTGGTTTCAAG TTGAAACCATATGTTTCTTACCGTGTTAATGATATTGTGCAACCACCAATGACTCCTGAAGAATTGTTTGGTGCTGTCTACGTTAAGAAAATAACAGAAGACTTCAAATTGGCGAAACTTGGACCTGACAACCAGCCCTTACATCCCAGTCCTGAAGAAAGCCTTTCACCTGAAGAAGCTAAAGAAAAAGTCGTATCAATAAGAAGTGACATTGTATGA